Genomic window (bacterium):
CCATTATGGGTAAAGATGGAAAACCTGGTGATTTATGCCCGCTTAAACATACGGATGTTCAAGCTGAAATATCGGGCTTTGTCGCACGAGTGACGGTCACTCAAGCCTTCGAAAATCCATCGAAAGAGGCAATCGAAGCGATTTATACATTCCCGCTGCCAAATGATGCAGCGGTTGATGACATGACGATGACAATCGGCTCCCGAGTTATTCGCGGCCAGATCAAGAAACGCGAAGAGGCTCGTGAGATTTATGAAGCGGCTAAGGCTCATGGTCAAGCGGCAGCGCTTTTGGATCAAGAGCGGCCCAATATTTTTACTCAATCTGTCGCCAACATTATGCCGGGAGAAAAAATCAAGATCACTATCTCCTACATTCAACTTCTCAAGTATGAAGAGGGCGTATACGAGTTTGTTTTCCCGATGGTCGTTGGTCCTCGATATATTCCAGGCGCGGGCGGTCTAATCCCTACAACGGGAGTTACCACTGACCCTGAAAAAATATCACCGCCCATTACACCGGAAGGCACTCGCGCAGGGCATGATATTTCTTTGACGGTGAAGCTCGATGCCGGTTTGCCAATCAGCGAGCTAAAAAGTCAGCTTCATCAAGTTGATATCAAACGTTTGGGCGATACACGAGCTGAGGTTTCGCTGAAAAATCAAAATGAGATTCCCAACAAAGATTTCATTCTGAAGTTCTCAGCATTTGGTTCTGATATTCAATCCGGTCTGCTAACTTTCTCAGATGGTCACGGCGGCGGCTATTTTACGCTCATCATGCAACCGCCGAATGCCCCGATGGAAGGCCGGATTATGCCCAAAGAGATGATCTTTGTCATCGACCAATCCGGTTCACAGAGCGGCTTCCCGATTGAAAAATCAAAGGAAACCGTCCTCTACTGCATTCAGCACATGAACCCGGGTGATACGTTCAATGTAATCGGGTTCTCGACGATAATCAATCGGCTATTTGATGAGCCTGTGCCGAATACACCTGAAAACGTCGCCAAAGCGGAGAAATTTGTTAAGGGGCTGTCAGGAGATGGCGGAACGGAACTGCTTCCGGCTTTCTTGGCTGCGCTTGAGCCGAAAGATGATCCGGAGCGGCTTCGGATTGTGAGTTTCATGACCGACGGTTATGTCGGCAACGACCTTCAGATATTGGATGCGCTTCAAAAGAATCGCCGTTCGGCACGAATCTTCCCGTTCGGCATCGGGAATGGGGTGAATCGGTTCCTTATTGATGGAATGGCTTCTGAGGGTAAAGGGCAAGCCGAGTTTGTCACACTCGATACGCCTGGTATTGACCCTGCCGAGCGTTTCTATCGTCGCATTGCTAAACCGTTATTAATTGATGTGCAAGTGGACTGGCATGGGATGCCTGTGGCGGATATGTATCCAAAGGACATTCCCGATATCTTCACTGCCGGTCCGGTTGTTATCAAGGGACGTTATACTGCAGGGGCGGAAGGTGATATCGAAATCAT
Coding sequences:
- a CDS encoding VIT and VWA domain-containing protein; translation: MRLMDVNLVCAAVIGAAMLFVMTSGGEQAKAKSNDAAPGQLTIMGKDGKPGDLCPLKHTDVQAEISGFVARVTVTQAFENPSKEAIEAIYTFPLPNDAAVDDMTMTIGSRVIRGQIKKREEAREIYEAAKAHGQAAALLDQERPNIFTQSVANIMPGEKIKITISYIQLLKYEEGVYEFVFPMVVGPRYIPGAGGLIPTTGVTTDPEKISPPITPEGTRAGHDISLTVKLDAGLPISELKSQLHQVDIKRLGDTRAEVSLKNQNEIPNKDFILKFSAFGSDIQSGLLTFSDGHGGGYFTLIMQPPNAPMEGRIMPKEMIFVIDQSGSQSGFPIEKSKETVLYCIQHMNPGDTFNVIGFSTIINRLFDEPVPNTPENVAKAEKFVKGLSGDGGTELLPAFLAALEPKDDPERLRIVSFMTDGYVGNDLQILDALQKNRRSARIFPFGIGNGVNRFLIDGMASEGKGQAEFVTLDTPGIDPAERFYRRIAKPLLIDVQVDWHGMPVADMYPKDIPDIFTAGPVVIKGRYTAGAEGDIEIIGMLRGKPWRQTLHVVFPKDDKDGSAIATLWARAKIDDLLRQDYMGAQTGKPDPNIKDQIVNTALEYRLMSQYTSFVAVEEKVINTNGSPRTIQVPVEMPEGVSYEGIFGPAERGPGLVKSRMKSSYGGAVSGGGVPSSPAMTSPSLNTLHEKSMDSDDSLIIQVSKTHADRVKLKLKPPLNELSKLLKEKGKNGSLSIQGKLEVKDNKVEIQIWLTDLKPETLKKLKGLGFELSYKDAAMKLVIGRILVKNVEKLA